A region of Reichenbachiella carrageenanivorans DNA encodes the following proteins:
- a CDS encoding SusC/RagA family TonB-linked outer membrane protein encodes MKKNFTRKWKVALLAGILLSWGSAMAQTTVITGTVTGPPGNEPIPGVNVIAQGTTSGSITDIDGNYKINVSDEVTALIFSFIGYETKEVSIGGRTSIDVVLDEDIETLEEVVIVGYGTESKKMATGSYTKVDAKGLSQKVSSSFQEGLQGMAAGMDVTGASGAVGGAINIRIRGTGSFSSNANPLYVIDGIPYTSYPTDGLGNFGTVFNPLTNINPQDIASMTVLKDAEATSIYGSRGANGVIIVTTKTGQKGKAKFEVSYSQGISEAANVLDHLGTEQWIDYLEESWDNAGTPVANRKLPYTTDAADGWYTDEVARSIDDDKFDRVYRQGMQRNASLAVSGGNDKVTYRINGAYSKAEGILERNDNERVSFAGNLDVQLTPKMKAGINMSVSNTKNSQFPTNIYFLNAEGHTGGVFQYFSNPTGLNFIRNSLPMYPIYNPDGTFFQGTGLSNVGPALDPDYFKHESYSFNSMVSGSYQYKITPDLTFDATFGLNYIGYRRDVFFSPFVTTPSEIGCDDCKGYAERMMQHRFYLNSNATLKYNKAINLNVFETLVGVETFSENNNYLGLKGVGFPKTNSISNVGSAQEPIEWKSEESGVVFYSAFARFKYAYDQRYIIGLSARADGSSRFGAANRWGVFPAASVGWNISQESFMDDASFIDFLKVRASYGVTGNAEIDQSAAFYNWNFNSVSYAGGQGVTPLRLQGSTDNIGWERAYTLDVGVDFELFDKRLRGEVGYFNRRSTDLLAKLSLPPTSGGGSFIANTGSILNKGIEMSLTTDIIRRAVTWSTSINVTHQKNEVLSLGTDVDPTVFQTNARVGIPVVGGSVSGYELVKWLGVDPQTGYEMFEDPETGQAYQFADPERPTQGEMQNLVQTIDGKDGVPDWYGSITNNIGFKGFNLSFQFYFKQGLYLYDDELTQMAYMGKGNQLTNVPQFMYDERWQQPGDQTDVPRMIYDHPLAGNPARGNRSTRFLYDGSFVRLRNVTVSYNFPSALCQRLGMTSVRIFATGTNLLTFTKYPGWDPESLNSVGSFSPSAANIEPGLIKGNPPQAKVYKLGVHFTF; translated from the coding sequence ATGAAAAAAAATTTTACTAGAAAATGGAAAGTTGCCTTACTCGCAGGGATATTGCTGAGTTGGGGAAGTGCCATGGCACAGACTACCGTGATTACCGGAACGGTGACTGGCCCTCCTGGAAATGAACCCATACCAGGAGTGAATGTAATCGCACAGGGAACAACCTCTGGATCGATTACAGATATAGACGGTAATTATAAGATCAATGTGAGCGATGAGGTTACAGCTTTGATTTTTTCGTTCATAGGGTATGAAACCAAAGAGGTAAGTATAGGAGGTCGAACCTCTATCGACGTTGTTTTAGACGAAGACATAGAGACTTTGGAAGAAGTGGTGATTGTAGGCTATGGTACAGAATCGAAAAAGATGGCTACTGGTAGTTACACCAAAGTAGATGCCAAAGGACTCAGCCAAAAAGTAAGCAGTTCATTTCAAGAAGGGCTTCAAGGAATGGCCGCAGGTATGGATGTGACAGGAGCTAGTGGTGCCGTAGGTGGAGCCATCAATATCCGGATCAGAGGTACGGGTTCTTTTTCTAGTAATGCCAATCCGTTGTACGTGATAGACGGGATACCATATACTTCTTATCCTACAGATGGACTGGGCAATTTCGGAACAGTATTTAATCCGCTAACCAACATCAACCCACAGGACATTGCATCTATGACGGTATTGAAAGATGCTGAAGCCACTTCGATCTACGGCTCTAGAGGAGCCAATGGGGTCATTATCGTAACTACCAAAACAGGACAAAAGGGCAAGGCGAAGTTTGAGGTCAGTTATTCGCAAGGAATCTCCGAAGCAGCTAATGTACTTGATCACTTGGGTACTGAGCAGTGGATAGATTACCTAGAAGAGTCTTGGGACAATGCAGGTACACCTGTTGCCAACAGAAAACTACCCTATACCACAGATGCTGCAGACGGATGGTACACAGATGAAGTAGCTAGGTCTATAGACGACGACAAATTTGACAGGGTGTACAGACAAGGCATGCAGCGCAATGCTTCTCTGGCCGTGTCGGGAGGGAATGATAAGGTAACTTATCGTATCAATGGTGCCTATAGCAAAGCCGAAGGTATACTAGAAAGAAATGATAATGAAAGGGTGTCGTTCGCAGGAAACTTGGACGTGCAATTGACACCTAAAATGAAGGCTGGAATCAACATGTCGGTTTCAAATACTAAAAACTCACAGTTTCCGACTAACATCTATTTTCTGAATGCGGAAGGCCATACTGGCGGTGTGTTCCAATATTTTAGCAACCCGACAGGACTGAATTTTATAAGAAATTCCTTGCCTATGTATCCGATCTATAATCCTGATGGTACCTTCTTTCAAGGTACTGGACTTAGTAATGTAGGCCCAGCTTTAGATCCTGATTATTTCAAACATGAATCTTATTCTTTCAATTCTATGGTATCGGGTTCTTATCAGTATAAGATCACGCCCGACCTTACATTTGATGCCACTTTTGGTTTGAATTATATTGGTTACCGCAGAGACGTATTTTTTAGCCCATTTGTAACTACCCCTTCCGAAATTGGATGTGATGATTGTAAGGGGTATGCCGAAAGAATGATGCAACACCGTTTTTACCTCAATAGCAATGCGACGTTGAAGTACAACAAGGCCATCAATCTCAATGTCTTCGAAACGTTGGTAGGGGTGGAAACCTTTAGTGAAAACAACAACTATTTGGGATTGAAAGGGGTAGGTTTTCCTAAAACCAATTCGATCAGCAATGTAGGGTCTGCGCAAGAGCCTATCGAATGGAAATCAGAAGAATCTGGTGTTGTATTCTATTCGGCATTTGCCAGGTTTAAATATGCGTATGATCAGCGATATATCATCGGATTGAGTGCTCGTGCAGATGGATCTTCTCGATTTGGTGCTGCCAATAGATGGGGCGTATTTCCAGCTGCATCTGTAGGATGGAATATCTCTCAGGAGTCCTTTATGGATGACGCCAGTTTTATCGACTTTCTTAAAGTAAGAGCCAGCTACGGGGTAACAGGTAATGCAGAAATCGATCAAAGTGCAGCGTTCTACAACTGGAATTTTAATAGTGTGTCTTATGCAGGTGGACAGGGAGTTACGCCATTGAGATTACAAGGATCCACCGACAACATCGGATGGGAAAGAGCTTACACGCTCGACGTGGGTGTAGACTTCGAATTGTTCGACAAGAGATTGCGTGGAGAGGTTGGATATTTCAATCGTAGGAGTACCGATCTATTAGCCAAGTTGTCGTTGCCACCTACCTCTGGAGGAGGCAGTTTCATTGCCAACACAGGTTCTATACTCAACAAAGGTATTGAGATGTCATTGACTACCGACATTATTCGAAGAGCAGTGACTTGGTCTACTTCTATCAATGTGACTCATCAGAAAAATGAGGTCCTGAGCTTGGGTACTGATGTTGATCCTACCGTATTCCAAACAAATGCTAGAGTTGGTATCCCAGTCGTTGGAGGATCGGTCTCAGGCTATGAGCTAGTTAAGTGGCTTGGTGTAGATCCTCAGACAGGCTATGAAATGTTTGAAGACCCAGAAACTGGACAAGCCTATCAATTTGCCGATCCCGAAAGACCTACTCAGGGCGAAATGCAAAACTTGGTTCAAACCATAGATGGCAAAGATGGTGTGCCAGACTGGTATGGTAGTATTACCAACAACATTGGGTTCAAGGGTTTCAACCTTTCGTTCCAATTCTACTTCAAACAAGGACTCTATCTTTATGACGATGAGCTCACTCAGATGGCCTACATGGGCAAAGGCAATCAGTTGACCAATGTGCCGCAATTTATGTACGATGAGCGCTGGCAGCAACCAGGTGATCAAACGGATGTTCCAAGAATGATCTATGATCATCCTTTGGCAGGCAATCCAGCTAGAGGCAACCGATCTACTCGTTTCTTATACGATGGTTCATTCGTTCGCTTGAGAAACGTGACCGTGTCTTACAACTTCCCCTCAGCACTTTGCCAGCGATTGGGTATGACTAGTGTAAGAATATTCGCTACGGGTACCAACCTACTCACCTTTACCAAGTACCCAGGCTGGGATCCTGAGTCGCTCAACTCAGTGGGTAGCTTTAGCCCATCAGCAGCCAATATTGAGCCTGGACTCATCAAAGGCAATCCGCCACAGGCCAAGGTTTATAAATTAGGAGTCCACTTTACATTTTAA
- a CDS encoding choice-of-anchor D domain-containing protein, which produces MKKLLLLTAILYSGIYTAWAQNVTIDGTKAAQPIYPKMAGYNSNTANIPNPWTSSGRRETWEKSEAGLIRYPGGTVSSYWDHKKDRMFDAQQDDISLSTNTPSQFIQKKNVINWVVTFTNQPNPLSDLNKLIEDSNGDTEVMFVLNLITPGADYYSLLWDRSVDETPLSDDWWAMMDDRYANALDMLERAEAEGIPVKYIEYGNEYFFDKSYAGTGSTGGAAIEPYSAGAINGITGAFPGSGEHYADAVNDWSAKLAARFPGVNLCAIGSDANSDSPTRRNKWNEVVISKIDKSLVQSLSFHIYGGTGAYSLTDTEDEFGDALKSIDEHWEFDSTRSDMPKGFDYWMTEFDASSNKTEDGEKSWGLGLASLHQAGMWMDMGNLGLINFHQFGDLGNNGSITAFGRAYAMLGMASNNCSQAERLIFGSNVKIGTGSDVNAIEGWQFSQNEEGSTRYMIVNRSGSSQTITTSGLTAAQGEKVILSSSNNLSRTSDPSTTETTLGASLTIPKYGIAYFSTPADPNVPRMAVFMDTEEVKNQSIVTLPEIDINVSSTVTKTFTLKNTGDADVNLSGSPIVTLLNDAEDEFSVVQTSLTTPLEKGADQTFTVTFTAKSAGSKSAQIQIINNTNTKNPYTFNLSIAAKDYYPQMEVSMDGNVLTSPEALDFGTTYTGWSSVTKTLLITNTGTTILTFDSNTKLTADGFSSGTMPSTINPGASVPFSINLKTLEVGSKTGTLILSSDSRTAGVFEVDLTGTVEQSVATAQLTIESENYLTASNYDFGELGAEETSMTKTVIITNIGTQDLEIGDFMLTDANGAFSYDDTLLKRDLEPNKVSSFKITYEPQSGSDFDAVLTFAITEDSDFVFNLKGSKVNPVLSVTNLQSDLAIYPSLWQSGSTITLNSKSSKMSVSVYSIRGQQMGSSSGTPAQLSEYLTQLNTQLPNGLYLIKTQDSTQQLIKIIKR; this is translated from the coding sequence ATGAAAAAATTATTACTACTTACAGCTATACTATATAGTGGGATCTATACGGCTTGGGCTCAGAACGTCACTATCGACGGGACGAAAGCTGCACAACCTATCTATCCCAAAATGGCTGGATACAACAGCAACACGGCCAACATCCCAAATCCTTGGACGAGTAGTGGAAGAAGAGAAACCTGGGAAAAAAGTGAAGCTGGACTAATCCGCTACCCTGGAGGAACGGTGAGCTCTTATTGGGATCACAAAAAGGATCGTATGTTTGACGCACAGCAGGATGACATTAGTCTATCGACCAATACACCTAGTCAGTTTATTCAGAAAAAAAACGTAATCAACTGGGTCGTCACTTTCACGAATCAACCCAACCCTTTGAGTGACCTAAATAAACTCATAGAGGACTCTAACGGAGATACGGAAGTGATGTTTGTACTGAACTTGATCACACCTGGAGCAGACTACTACTCCCTGCTGTGGGACCGCTCCGTAGACGAAACTCCACTCTCTGATGACTGGTGGGCCATGATGGACGACAGATATGCAAACGCACTCGACATGCTAGAGCGCGCAGAAGCTGAGGGTATTCCTGTGAAATATATAGAATATGGCAATGAGTACTTCTTTGATAAAAGCTACGCAGGCACTGGAAGTACAGGAGGAGCAGCCATAGAGCCTTATAGTGCAGGAGCGATCAATGGTATCACTGGTGCCTTCCCTGGGAGTGGCGAACACTATGCCGATGCGGTAAACGACTGGTCGGCCAAGCTAGCGGCTCGATTTCCTGGCGTAAATCTCTGTGCGATCGGTAGCGATGCAAATAGTGATAGCCCTACGAGAAGAAACAAATGGAATGAAGTGGTGATTTCCAAAATTGACAAAAGCCTGGTACAGTCGCTTTCTTTCCACATTTATGGTGGTACAGGAGCTTACAGCCTTACAGATACTGAAGATGAGTTTGGCGATGCTCTCAAAAGCATCGATGAACATTGGGAGTTTGACAGCACCAGAAGCGACATGCCTAAGGGCTTCGACTATTGGATGACCGAATTCGACGCCAGTTCTAATAAAACAGAAGATGGTGAAAAAAGTTGGGGGCTGGGTCTAGCCTCTTTGCACCAAGCGGGTATGTGGATGGACATGGGCAACTTAGGACTAATCAACTTTCATCAGTTTGGAGATTTAGGCAACAATGGTAGTATTACTGCCTTTGGCCGTGCCTACGCTATGCTAGGTATGGCATCTAACAACTGTAGCCAAGCCGAGCGACTCATCTTTGGCAGCAATGTCAAAATAGGAACGGGTTCAGATGTAAATGCCATAGAAGGATGGCAATTTTCACAAAATGAAGAAGGAAGCACAAGATACATGATTGTGAACCGCTCGGGTAGCTCACAAACAATCACTACCTCTGGGCTCACTGCAGCACAGGGAGAAAAAGTCATACTCTCGTCTAGCAACAATCTCAGTAGAACAAGCGATCCAAGCACTACCGAAACGACACTTGGTGCCTCCCTGACGATTCCTAAGTATGGTATCGCTTATTTCAGCACACCTGCAGATCCAAACGTGCCACGGATGGCCGTTTTTATGGATACAGAAGAAGTCAAAAATCAATCTATTGTGACCCTTCCTGAAATAGATATCAATGTTTCCTCTACTGTCACTAAAACTTTCACGCTAAAAAACACTGGAGACGCTGATGTCAACCTGTCTGGCTCTCCTATCGTGACATTGCTCAACGATGCAGAAGATGAGTTTTCAGTAGTACAAACCTCATTGACTACCCCACTAGAAAAAGGAGCAGATCAAACCTTTACGGTTACATTTACGGCCAAGTCTGCGGGTTCCAAATCAGCTCAGATTCAAATTATCAATAACACGAATACAAAAAATCCATATACCTTCAATCTTTCGATAGCAGCAAAGGATTATTATCCGCAAATGGAAGTGAGTATGGATGGCAACGTGCTTACCTCGCCTGAGGCATTAGACTTTGGAACTACATACACTGGTTGGTCCTCTGTGACCAAGACGCTCCTTATCACAAACACAGGAACTACTATCCTCACGTTTGATAGCAATACCAAACTCACGGCCGATGGATTTTCATCTGGTACCATGCCTTCTACGATCAACCCTGGAGCCAGTGTGCCGTTCTCCATCAACTTAAAGACACTCGAAGTAGGATCAAAAACAGGTACCCTCATCCTATCGTCAGATAGCCGAACAGCAGGTGTATTTGAAGTAGACCTTACAGGCACCGTAGAACAAAGCGTAGCTACGGCCCAGCTCACCATCGAGAGCGAAAACTATCTTACGGCATCGAACTATGATTTTGGAGAATTGGGTGCGGAAGAGACCTCAATGACCAAAACGGTCATCATCACAAACATAGGCACTCAGGATCTAGAGATTGGTGACTTCATGCTTACCGATGCAAATGGTGCCTTTTCTTATGACGATACGCTCTTGAAGCGAGACCTAGAACCAAACAAAGTATCAAGTTTCAAAATCACATATGAACCCCAGTCTGGTAGCGATTTTGATGCTGTACTGACCTTTGCAATCACGGAAGATTCTGACTTCGTTTTTAACCTAAAAGGAAGCAAAGTCAATCCCGTATTGAGCGTAACTAACTTGCAGTCTGACTTAGCAATTTACCCCTCGCTATGGCAAAGTGGCAGCACCATCACCTTAAATAGCAAAAGCTCAAAAATGAGCGTATCAGTCTATTCAATTAGAGGCCAGCAAATGGGATCTTCTTCAGGAACACCTGCACAATTGAGCGAATACTTGACTCAATTGAACACGCAACTTCCTAATGGACTCTATTTGATCAAAACTCAAGATTCTACTCAACAATTGATTAAAATCATTAAAAGATAA
- a CDS encoding sulfatase, translated as MSINNIVLKGAVACSLFFSACATKQAEEGKADHPNIVFIYADDLGWADLGCYGNTYHETPNIDRLAQQGMKFTDAYAPAPVCSPARAGVFSGQYPARVGLTDWIPGHWRPYESKLAVINRTQYLPLEIETMGESLQKAGYHTGYFGKWHLGYDDQYAVENQGFDEVVRFTKGGTYYNLDKRLTPPQPQLADSAYLTDVLTDFAIDFIDKNKDSTFMLVVSHFAVHLPLDVPDSLLTPFLTKEKTEEVNNPWYAAMMKSLDNNVGRLMDKLDALGLNDNTMIVFYSDNGGLYTPYRPEYLKYTRNQPVTSNAPLRGEKGNLYEGGIRVPLIVKWPGHVADSSENHALVNGIDFYPTFLELANYDSDDLTLDGKSIVPIFDNPALFDDRTEYWHYPVYHHDRPASAVRCGDYKLIKRYNDEITYELYHLKNDLAERNDLSETEKGITNKLIGLLDDHLTSIGADMPQDNPNFDEERRAEWGDHPDAGR; from the coding sequence ATGAGCATAAACAACATAGTATTAAAAGGGGCTGTAGCATGCAGCCTTTTTTTTTCAGCTTGCGCGACTAAACAAGCAGAAGAAGGAAAAGCAGATCACCCAAATATAGTATTTATCTATGCGGATGATTTAGGCTGGGCCGATCTAGGGTGCTATGGCAATACTTACCATGAAACGCCCAACATCGATCGCTTGGCCCAACAGGGAATGAAATTTACCGATGCTTATGCACCAGCACCTGTCTGCTCTCCTGCTCGTGCGGGCGTATTCTCTGGCCAGTATCCTGCCAGAGTAGGGCTTACAGACTGGATCCCTGGACACTGGAGACCCTATGAATCCAAACTAGCCGTGATCAATAGGACACAGTACTTACCCTTAGAGATAGAGACAATGGGTGAGTCTTTGCAAAAGGCAGGCTATCATACCGGATACTTTGGCAAATGGCACCTAGGATACGACGACCAATATGCAGTAGAAAACCAAGGATTCGACGAAGTAGTTCGCTTCACAAAAGGAGGCACCTACTACAATCTGGATAAACGCCTGACGCCTCCACAGCCTCAACTGGCAGACTCGGCATACCTGACCGATGTACTGACAGACTTTGCTATAGATTTTATAGATAAGAATAAGGATTCTACTTTTATGCTAGTGGTGTCTCACTTTGCAGTACACTTGCCGCTAGATGTACCTGACTCGCTCTTAACACCTTTTCTTACGAAAGAAAAAACGGAAGAAGTGAACAATCCTTGGTATGCTGCCATGATGAAATCATTAGACAACAATGTCGGACGCTTGATGGACAAGCTGGATGCACTCGGACTAAACGACAATACCATGATTGTATTTTATAGTGACAATGGCGGTCTGTACACTCCCTATCGGCCTGAGTATCTCAAATATACCAGAAACCAACCCGTAACATCCAATGCACCACTAAGAGGTGAAAAAGGCAACCTCTATGAAGGAGGCATACGTGTGCCACTGATCGTCAAATGGCCTGGCCATGTAGCGGATTCTTCTGAAAACCATGCCCTCGTCAATGGTATAGATTTTTATCCTACTTTTTTAGAATTGGCCAATTATGATTCGGACGATTTAACTCTCGATGGAAAAAGCATCGTGCCGATCTTCGACAACCCAGCCCTATTTGACGACCGTACCGAATACTGGCATTATCCAGTGTATCATCACGACCGACCAGCAAGTGCGGTGCGATGTGGAGATTACAAACTAATCAAAAGGTATAATGATGAAATCACTTATGAATTGTATCATTTGAAAAATGACCTAGCGGAAAGGAATGATTTGAGTGAAACAGAAAAAGGAATCACAAACAAGCTCATTGGGCTGTTAGATGATCACCTGACTTCTATCGGTGCAGATATGCCACAGGATAATCCCAATTTCGATGAAGAACGTAGAGCAGAATGGGGTGATCATCCAGATGCAGGTCGATAA
- a CDS encoding RagB/SusD family nutrient uptake outer membrane protein, which yields MNRYINKIYTCIATTMMVVIGAGCTSFEDVNPTNEFPGNEVGESTYNIELVLNEGYLAWSQSFCSQHLPVANLLADYTEAITGEQSLGGSYENLYEFDRGVFHNDGQWSSAYKAINQANMVLDFTENTDPIDELYLLQRDRFRGEAWFIRAYAYFLLIRYYGEQYNTAGLSKPGVVLRTTPATGFDAGGRASVGEVYSQILSDLDSAEKYLPLTFTTPDNDYEQFPVFQFRAKRFDALSLKAKVQFQMNEMNQCLLTLQKVIGFLPGSIVITPKVAPADVMSILADSVANFYFTQYDVNAKLRQVSANFTVSGDKGLMVNIDGITNEKQSVIFLTDQFIDLYLDANGVVKGGDGYRMNNFVFKIDIEDLEGVVVDSSRYIFNKFVLDAESNTSWPTLRLEELLLMRAEAWALTNQASAAVKDLNYLKSLRKATPVSLSLSRVELLDAIAQDRMLELVGEGERFFNWKRMGAYNELIESVYSPEVYSSYDRLRTQNIVWNHPGTLLRIPQTEITRNTDLTDADQNP from the coding sequence ATGAATAGATATATCAATAAAATATATACATGTATAGCCACTACGATGATGGTGGTCATAGGTGCAGGATGTACTTCTTTCGAAGACGTGAATCCGACCAACGAATTTCCTGGTAATGAAGTAGGAGAATCGACCTACAACATAGAATTGGTACTCAACGAAGGCTATTTGGCTTGGAGTCAAAGTTTCTGCTCACAGCATTTGCCTGTGGCCAACTTGCTGGCAGATTATACCGAAGCAATTACAGGAGAACAGTCTCTGGGTGGGAGTTATGAAAATTTGTACGAGTTTGATAGGGGAGTATTCCATAATGACGGACAATGGAGTAGTGCTTACAAAGCGATCAATCAAGCCAATATGGTTTTGGATTTCACGGAAAATACGGATCCAATAGACGAATTGTATCTCTTGCAAAGAGATAGGTTTAGAGGTGAGGCATGGTTCATTAGAGCATACGCCTACTTTTTGCTGATTAGGTACTATGGAGAGCAATACAATACGGCAGGTTTGTCCAAGCCAGGCGTCGTACTCCGAACAACCCCAGCCACTGGATTTGACGCAGGAGGTAGAGCCTCTGTAGGAGAGGTGTACAGTCAGATATTGAGTGACTTGGACTCTGCTGAGAAGTACTTACCACTCACATTTACTACACCAGACAATGACTATGAGCAGTTCCCAGTCTTTCAGTTCAGAGCCAAGAGGTTTGATGCTTTAAGCCTAAAAGCAAAGGTTCAGTTTCAAATGAATGAAATGAATCAGTGCCTATTGACCTTGCAGAAGGTGATAGGTTTTCTACCTGGATCTATTGTCATCACTCCTAAAGTGGCACCAGCAGATGTGATGAGTATATTGGCGGACTCAGTAGCTAACTTTTACTTCACACAGTATGATGTCAATGCTAAGCTACGTCAGGTTTCAGCCAACTTTACGGTGTCTGGAGACAAAGGACTTATGGTGAACATAGATGGTATAACTAATGAGAAACAGTCTGTTATTTTCCTTACTGATCAGTTTATTGATTTATATCTCGATGCCAATGGCGTGGTGAAAGGTGGTGATGGCTATCGAATGAACAATTTTGTATTTAAGATAGATATAGAAGACCTTGAAGGTGTTGTGGTTGATTCGAGCAGATACATTTTTAATAAGTTCGTGCTCGATGCTGAATCAAACACCAGCTGGCCTACTTTGAGATTGGAAGAGTTACTGTTGATGCGTGCAGAAGCATGGGCATTGACTAACCAAGCATCCGCTGCGGTCAAGGATTTAAACTATCTCAAATCCTTGCGTAAGGCTACACCTGTGTCACTTTCTCTTTCGAGAGTAGAGCTGTTGGATGCGATCGCTCAGGATCGTATGCTAGAGCTTGTTGGCGAAGGCGAACGGTTTTTCAACTGGAAGCGCATGGGGGCATATAATGAGCTGATAGAGTCGGTTTACTCACCCGAGGTCTACAGCAGTTATGATCGTTTGCGTACGCAAAATATTGTATGGAACCATCCTGGCACGCTTCTCAGAATACCCCAAACGGAAATCACTCGAAATACGGATTTGACTGATGCAGATCAGAATCCTTAA